Part of the Niallia alba genome is shown below.
AAAGCCATATGCTCTTTTAATGACACCCTTTCCGATTGCACCTGTGCCTATAACACCAAGGGTTTTTCCGTATATCCCAATACTTGTTTTTTTGCCCCAATCCATTGCGCGGCATGATTTATCTATTTCTACTATTCTCCTAGCAATCGCTAACATAAGGGTAAAAGTAAAATCTGCGACAGAGTCTGAGTTTGCATTACGAGTAATCGTTACTGGGATATTGTTGGCTTTACAATATTCTATGTCGATATTATCTGTACCTACGCCATACTTTGAAATGACTTTTAAGTTTTTCGCGAAAGCTAATACATCAGCATTCAATGGATCCACACCCACAATGACTGCGTCTACATCAACAATTTCCTTTTTCATTTCTTCTTCTGTCAGAATTCTTCCGTATGGATTGGTAACCACCTCAAAGCCATGAGCTGTTAATATCCGCTTGGCCTCATCACTGTGCTTTCCAAATGATCGGGGAGTAATTAATACTTTGGGCATCTATCTCCCTCCTCCTTTCGTTTGCTTATTGTGGAGCCTTATAGTAGTCGTAAATACTGTTCGACTTCAGCTAAATTCACAAATTTTTTTGGTGAAAGCTTGCAGATTACTTCTGATTCTTTCACAAAATCCGGTATAAAAAATGCTGGTATGCTTGCGTTATTGGCTGCTTGAATACCTGCTGGAGAATCTTCCAGTACAATTGCATCTTTCGGCTTCACTTTTGATCGAGTACAGACTTCAAGGAAAATATCAGGACTTGGTTTCCCCTTTGGCACTTCCTCTCCCGAAACATATAAGTCTATAAATGGTAAAGTATCAGATACCGTTAGAAATCTGTTGATCACTTCAGTTGAGCTTGATGATGCAACAGCTACTTTTATGCCCTTAGACTTTAAAAATTGGAGTAATTTATCCAACCCTTCTTTTTTAAAATGAGGTCCTCTAATAAATGAGTGCTCTAATTCATACTTTTTAGAACGCATATATGCTCGCCACTCTTGAACGGGATGACTTGGCCCATAATAATCCGCCATTTTACGGACAATATCTTGATTCGTAATGCCGATAAATTGTTCAAATAGCACTCTTTCAAATTGAAAGCCATAATGGTCAGATGCAATTTGCCAAGCTTCATAGGCTAACCTTTCCGTATCAAACATTAAGCCATCCATATCAAAAATAACTAAAGATGGAAGTCCCAAACCGATTCTCCTTTCAATTGATACAACACTTGTTACAACCATCACTCTCTCGAGACAGTTTATCCCAGAAACAACTCTACATTTACCACATTGTCAGGTTTCTCTTTTTTAATACTTCTTTCTATGTCTGAAACTACTTTCTCTCCCATGCCTCTTAAGCATTCCATTGTATAAGCAGAAGTGTGTGGCGTTACAAGAACATTTTCATATTGGAAAAATGGATGAGTTTTATCAACTGGTTCTCCTTCTAAAACATCTGTTGCTAGCCCAGCAATTTTTCCACTCTCCAATGCTCGCAATACAGCATTTTGCTCCCATAATTCTCCTCGTGCAGTATTAGTGATATATACGCCTTCTTTCATTAAAGAAAATTCACTGTCAGTCAGCAGATGATAGCTTCCCTCATTAACAAAAGCATTTAACGAAATAATATCGGACTGTACTAATAATTCTTCTAAAGTAACACTTTCTGCACCTTTTTGTCTCAACTGTTCTTTTGTTTGATAGGGATCATATGCTAGTAATCTACCATTAAATCCATTCTTTAAAATCTCACCCACTCTACTTCCTATATTGCCTAATCCAATCACACCAACTGTTTTACCATTGATTTGGTGTCCAATAAACTGAGCCCGATCGGTCCAACGCCCTTCTCTTGCCGCGGTTGCTGCTGGATATGTTTTTCTCACTACTGCTAAGAGATTAGTCACTGCATTTTCAGCTACTGCATCTCTTTCTACTAATGCCGATACAATTGTCACAATCGTTCCTTTTTCTGTTGCAGCTTCGATATCAATGTTGTTATAACCAATTCCGTGACGTGAAATAATTAGTGTTTCGTCTTTTTGGTCAAAGAATTCCCTTGTAAAAAAGGGAGTGACGCTAGATATGATAATATTAAAGCCATACAATTTTTCTGCTAGTACTTTTCCAGAAGTATTTACAGGGAATGTAAATCTTTTTACCTCTCCAATTTTTTCAAGACGTTCTATTTGATCAGGGAATTTTTCTCCAAAGCTACTTGAATTTACAATTGCGATTTTATTTCCCATTGCTTTTGTTCCTTTCCACTTATATTGTTTACTACTGAACATACTTAGATGGAATGATATTAATCCTGAGAACTATTTTTTAATTGTTTTTAATCCATCAATCAACGAAACTTTTTTACTATCTGGAACAGTCTGGAAAAACACTTCGATTCCTTTTGCGTCTATTGCTTTTAAATTTTCAGCATCAGTATTAGTTAGAGCAACAGTTGGGATAACAAATTGAGCATTCCCTTTTTTTGAAACTCCGCCTACATTTAGTCTAGTAACAGGCAGGCCACTTTCAATGACTTCTTTCACACTAGCAATATGTTTAAATAGAAGGACAACAGTATCGTTTCCAAATTGATCGCTATTCCATTTTTCAACTACTTCTTGATTACTGTATACCTGAATCTTTAATCCAGAAGAAGAGTTTGTATTTATATAAATATCTTTCATAAATTCATCAGATGCTGTTTCATTATCAATAACATAAAGGGCATTCGTACCCAAACCTTTCGACCATTTTGTCATTACTTGCCCATGAATTAAGCGATCATCTACCCTTACTAAATTGATTTTCCCCATACTGGCCTCCCTTTCAACGATAAAGATTTATTTCTTTAAGAAACTCCGATTCAAATGATGGATCCCACTAGCACCTGTTCCTTGAACTGTTTCTATTAAATTTTTTGTTTCTTCTACTGTTTGGTAGAAAGTTAATAATTCAATTAACATCGGCATATT
Proteins encoded:
- a CDS encoding PTS system mannose/fructose/N-acetylgalactosamine-transporter subunit IIB, which translates into the protein MGKINLVRVDDRLIHGQVMTKWSKGLGTNALYVIDNETASDEFMKDIYINTNSSSGLKIQVYSNQEVVEKWNSDQFGNDTVVLLFKHIASVKEVIESGLPVTRLNVGGVSKKGNAQFVIPTVALTNTDAENLKAIDAKGIEVFFQTVPDSKKVSLIDGLKTIKK
- a CDS encoding D-isomer specific 2-hydroxyacid dehydrogenase family protein, encoding MGNKIAIVNSSSFGEKFPDQIERLEKIGEVKRFTFPVNTSGKVLAEKLYGFNIIISSVTPFFTREFFDQKDETLIISRHGIGYNNIDIEAATEKGTIVTIVSALVERDAVAENAVTNLLAVVRKTYPAATAAREGRWTDRAQFIGHQINGKTVGVIGLGNIGSRVGEILKNGFNGRLLAYDPYQTKEQLRQKGAESVTLEELLVQSDIISLNAFVNEGSYHLLTDSEFSLMKEGVYITNTARGELWEQNAVLRALESGKIAGLATDVLEGEPVDKTHPFFQYENVLVTPHTSAYTMECLRGMGEKVVSDIERSIKKEKPDNVVNVELFLG
- a CDS encoding HAD family hydrolase; amino-acid sequence: MGLPSLVIFDMDGLMFDTERLAYEAWQIASDHYGFQFERVLFEQFIGITNQDIVRKMADYYGPSHPVQEWRAYMRSKKYELEHSFIRGPHFKKEGLDKLLQFLKSKGIKVAVASSSSTEVINRFLTVSDTLPFIDLYVSGEEVPKGKPSPDIFLEVCTRSKVKPKDAIVLEDSPAGIQAANNASIPAFFIPDFVKESEVICKLSPKKFVNLAEVEQYLRLL
- a CDS encoding phosphoglycerate dehydrogenase — its product is MPKVLITPRSFGKHSDEAKRILTAHGFEVVTNPYGRILTEEEMKKEIVDVDAVIVGVDPLNADVLAFAKNLKVISKYGVGTDNIDIEYCKANNIPVTITRNANSDSVADFTFTLMLAIARRIVEIDKSCRAMDWGKKTSIGIYGKTLGVIGTGAIGKGVIKRAYGFDMTVLAYDMYQDDQLAKEYNVNYVELEQLIRESDFITLHLPATPETTNMFSEKEFSTMKDTAVLVNTARGELIDEDALYEVLKNKKIWGAGLDVFKKEPPEKKELLELDNIIVGAHAAASSVDAVNKMSLMAVENILANFK